The stretch of DNA GTGAAAATCCTCAGTTCCAACTCCGTCTGGTCAAAATCATTCTATGATCCGAATGTAAACATGCTAAGAAATACCAGCGAGGCCATGTCTGCTATTTTGGGGGGATGTGATGCTTTACTCACCTACCCTCATGATTATAGTTTTCAGGAACCGTCTCCTTTTAGCCAGCGGATCGCACTAAATGTTTCAAACCTGTTAAAGTCGGAGTCATATTTTGACAAGGTAAATGATCCCTCTGCAGGCTCTTACTACCAGGAATCGCTAACTAAAAACATTGCAGATACCGCACTGAATCTATTCAAGGAAACAGAAAATGCAGGAGGTTTTATAAATGCCTATAAAGCGGGTTTGATTACAGAAAAAATAAACAAAATCAGAGACCTGAAAGAAAAGGAAATAGCAGCGCGAAAACGTGTATATGTCGGAGTAAATAAATACCCTGACCTACAGGAAAAAACTCCTTTGGACTCACATGTGACATCGGCCCATGTACTCAGGCCTCAACGGGCGACGAAGTTGTTTGAAGAGCTGAAAAGTAAAACTATTGTTGACGCTCAAAAATCCGGAAAAACGCCATCGGTTTACCTTGCTTGCTTTGGAGACCTCGCCATGCGAAAAGCCAGAGCCTCCTTTGCCAGCGAATTCTTCGGAACTGCAGGATTCGATATTATAGAGGAAGCTTTCTTTAAAACTTCTCAACAGGCAGTAGAAATAAGCTCCATAAGTGAAGCTGATATTGTAGTAATATGCTCATCCGATAGTGAATATGAAACCGAAGCTGCAGCATTTGCCACAAAGTTCAAATCATTATCGAAAGGCAAGTTGCTGGTATTAGCCGGTTATCCAGAAAGCATTGTTAACGAACTAATGAATTCCGGAATTGACGGATTTATTCATCTCCGGTCAAATGCAATAGATGTGTTAACGGCTTTCCAAAAAATGATTAATCCTTAGTTTTTGAGCTTTCAAACAGAAGAATTATGAAACCGAATTTCTCTAAACTCCATATCGATCTGAATGACAACCCTCAGATTAAAGAAATAAAACAAACCACAACTGAATGGGAAACTGCGGAGGGAATACCTGTAAAGCCCTTATTTACTCCTATCGAAATTGAAGGAGCTGAACATTTGCAGTTTGGAGCTGGAATCCCTCCGTTTTTAAGAGGCCCCTATTCTACCATGTATGTTTTGCAGCCCTGGACTATCCGTCAATATGCAGGTTTCTCTACAGCTAAAGAATCAAAT from Solitalea canadensis DSM 3403 encodes:
- a CDS encoding methylmalonyl-CoA mutase family protein, which codes for MNSTEKLFADFPGLTQKQWKEKAIDDLKGADYEKKLVWKTDDGFSVQPFYTTEDIESDFLKNQYKFFTASSERTWINYTEIKVEDVQKANKLAVELLNFGAEGFLFKLEGNDIPDFNTLLNGIDVNKYAISFSIYKPSVAFLSKYLAYLIEKNIKAMNVRGFIEADILENLVLRGCKIDITELAEIIHLTKSYPNFQSLTIRSHAFVNAGSNTTQELAFTLNKLVDYIDLLSEAGLTPVEVINKLQFHMAISGDYFFEIAKLRAMRILLNSLMNLYGCNASVKILSSNSVWSKSFYDPNVNMLRNTSEAMSAILGGCDALLTYPHDYSFQEPSPFSQRIALNVSNLLKSESYFDKVNDPSAGSYYQESLTKNIADTALNLFKETENAGGFINAYKAGLITEKINKIRDLKEKEIAARKRVYVGVNKYPDLQEKTPLDSHVTSAHVLRPQRATKLFEELKSKTIVDAQKSGKTPSVYLACFGDLAMRKARASFASEFFGTAGFDIIEEAFFKTSQQAVEISSISEADIVVICSSDSEYETEAAAFATKFKSLSKGKLLVLAGYPESIVNELMNSGIDGFIHLRSNAIDVLTAFQKMINP